The proteins below come from a single Necator americanus strain Aroian chromosome V, whole genome shotgun sequence genomic window:
- a CDS encoding hypothetical protein (NECATOR_CHRV.G19267.T3) yields MGIKEEGERKHPGSCNPTAPSLAFLGDSLITSHSWFAAFKVKLEDEDPGADASLCGMVATSASGTNAVRYGTMKENVRNLEVVLADGSVLHTRGKNARPRKSAAGYNLTDLFIGSEGTLGIITMATLKLHPRPQARSVALCHFPTVAEAVNSVVETLQMGIPIARIEFLDDLQIAACNKYSHLTLAEQPTLALEFHGQTDSEVGQQAKIVGDICTQNNGSAFEWSTESEEMEKLWTARHNAYYATLALRTGAAGFTTDVCVPITKLAATIIETRKDLDATGLKGAIVGHVGDGNFHVIIPVFEENKDEMCVVHAFSDRLVRRALAANGTCTGEHGIGVGKIQYLAEEFGPVGVHVMKSIKKTLDPKNILNPGKVFA; encoded by the exons aTGGGGATTAAGGAAGAGGGTGAGCGGAAGCATCCTGGATCCTGCAATCCTACagccccatctctagcttttctcggGGATTCCCTCATCACATCACATTCGTGGTTTGCTGCCTTCAAAGTGAAGCTTGAAGATGAAG ATCCTGGTGCTGATGCATCTTTGTGTGGAATGGTAGCCACTTCAGCTAGTGGAACAAATGCTGTACGATACG GTactatgaaagaaaatgtacGCAACCTTGAGGTTGTATTAGCAGATGGCTCTGTTTTGCacacaagaggaaaaaatgcgAGGCCTCG GAAATCGGCAGCGGGATACAATCTAACAGATCTATTTATAGGATCTGAAGGCACTCTTGGGATTATTACAATGGCTACTCTCAA GTTACATCCACGTCCTCAGGCCCGATCAGTAGCGCTTTGTCACTTTCCGACTGTAGCCGAAGCTGTAAACTCTGTCGTTGAGACGCTTCAAATGGGAATACCAATAGCGAGAATAG AATTTCTTGACGATTTGCAAATAGCAGCATGTAACAAGTACAGCCATCTGACATTAGCTGAGCAGCCAACTCTTGCACTTGAGTTCCATGGCCAAACTGATTCTGAAGTCGGTCAGCAGGCAAAGATTGTCG GTGATATTTGCACTCAAAACAATGGTTCCGCATTTGAATGGTCAACGGAGAGTGAGGAAATGGAGAAACTGTGGACGGCTAGGCACAACGCTTACTACGCTACTCTAGCTTTGAGAACTGGCGCAGCC GGTTTCACAACCGACGTCTGTGTTCCAATAACAAAACTCGCTGCAACTATTATCGAAACGAGAAAAGACCTCGATGCAACTGGTCTCAAAG GAGCAATTGTTGGTCATGTTGGTGATGGGAATTTCCATGTGATCATACcggttttcgaagaaaacaagGATGAGATGTGTGTGGTACATGCGTTCTCCGATCGCTTGGTGCG TCGTGCTCTTGCTGCAAACGGAACATGCACCGGAGAGCATGGCATCGGAGTCGGAAAAATCCAGTACCTAGCTGAGGAATTTGGGCCCGTCGGAGTGCACGTCATGAAGAGCATAAAGAAAACTCTTGATCCCAAGAACATATTAAATCCTGGAAAAGTGTTTGCTTAA